The following coding sequences are from one Vulpes vulpes isolate BD-2025 chromosome 12, VulVul3, whole genome shotgun sequence window:
- the LOC112912212 gene encoding olfactory receptor 2V1-like, whose translation MVWAGNQTLISQFILLGLFTHSPLHLLLFSIIIIMFLVALSGNGLMILLINVDSRLHSPMYFFLSWLSLMDLMLISTIVPRMATNFLLGHGSISFTGCGLQILFFLTLLGDECFLLAFMAYDRYVAISNPLRYSVVMSRRVCWLMVAGSWLFGLVDGLIQAIFTLRFPYCGSQEIDHFFCEVPVILKLACADTSLYETMIYVCCILMLLLPFSVISASYLRILVAVLHMHSAEGRQKAFATCSSHMAVVSLFYGAAMITYMRPQAYHSSKQDKVVSAFYTMVTPMLNPLIYSLRNKEVAEALRKLLGRCPCRGGQG comes from the coding sequence ATGGTCTGGGCGGGAAACCAGACTCTCATCTCCCAGTTCATCCTCCTGGGCCTTTTCACCCACTCCCCACTGCACCTCCTCCTTTTTTCCATCATCATAATAATGTTCCTGGTGGCCCTCTCTGGCAATGGACTCATGATCCTCCTCATCAATGTTGACTCCCGCCTGCACagccccatgtacttcttcctcagctGGCTGTCACTCATGGACCTTATGCTCATCTCCACCATTGTGCCACGGATGGCCACCAATTTCCTCCTGGGCCATGGATCCATCTCCTTCACAGGCTGTGGGCTCCAGATcctcttctttctcactctcctgGGGGATGAATGCTTCCTGCTGGCCttcatggcctatgaccgctatgtggccatcagCAACCCACTGAGGTACTCAGTGGTCATGAGCCGCCGTGTCTGCTGGCTTATGGTGGCAGGGTCCTGGCTCTTTGGCCTGGTGGATGGACTGATCCAGGCCATTTTTACCCTGCGTTTCCCTTACTGTGGCTCACAGGAGATCGACCACTTCTTCTGTGAGGTCCCTGTCATACTGAAGTTGGCCTGTGCTGACACCTCCCTCTATGAGACCATGATCTATGTCTGTTGTATCCTAATGCTGCTCCTGCCCTTCTCTGTCATCTCGGCTTCCTACCTGCGGATCCTGGTAGCAGTGCTCCACATGCATTCTGCTGAAGGTCGACAGAAGGCCTTTGCTACCTGCTCCTCTCATATGGCAGTGGTCTCTCTCTTTTATGGGGCTGCCATGATCACCTACATGCGGCCTCAGGCATACCACTCCTCCAAGCAGGACAAGGTGGTCTCGGCTTTCTATACAATGGTCACCCCTATGCTCAACCCACTTATCTACAGCTTGAGGAACAAGGAAGTGGCTGAGGCTCTCAGGAAACTCCTGGGGAGGTGTCCCTGTCGTGGGGGGCAGGGGTAG